AAACAGAGTTGGATGAAGCCTTTTCCACTTGTGATTCGGAAGATTACCAAAACGGCTATCGTGCCTTTATGGAAAAGAAAAAGCCGGTCTTTAAGGCAAAGTAGATTCTCGTCGTCCTGGCTTTTGCGAGGGCGACAGAGGTCTATAGAGTTTTATAGCCACCTTGGAAATAGAGCAATGGTCCGGTGGCATCGCTGTTGGTGCTGATCGAAGTCACTTCGCCGATAAAGATGGTATGGTCCCCACCCTTGTGAGATTCGACACGCTTACATTCCAGTGTTGCCAGTGTGCCGTCCAGAACTGGACAACCATTTTGACCTTCGTGCCATTTAATCGTATCGAACTTGTTTTCGTCGCTGCCCGCAAACAGATTGGATAGATTTTCCTGATTTTCCGCAAGGATGCAGATATTGAAGTTCGGCTCTGAAAGGAAAACATCGTTAAGCTGGCTGTCGGTCTTTAAAGAAAACAGGACCAATGGCGGCTCTAGGGAGACAGAGGCAAAAGAATTGATAGTGACACCAATGTTGCCCGCCTTTTCAGACTGGCTTGTGACAACAGTAATCCCTGTGGCAAATTGGCCCAGGACATCACGGAATTCGCGCTGATCGAAACTCATATCTCACCTATTCGTTGCTTTTAGACTTCAATAGAGATTGAATGAAGAGCCGTCAATAGCTTGTTTAATCAATCTCTTCAGCTATATTTTATATAAGTCCTACTGAATGGTTGTGCGAAGGAAAAAGATGTTTAATTCACGATCAAATCCATATGAGGGTGAAAGCCGTCAGGCTG
This sequence is a window from Terasakiella sp. SH-1. Protein-coding genes within it:
- a CDS encoding flavin reductase family protein, which encodes MSFDQREFRDVLGQFATGITVVTSQSEKAGNIGVTINSFASVSLEPPLVLFSLKTDSQLNDVFLSEPNFNICILAENQENLSNLFAGSDENKFDTIKWHEGQNGCPVLDGTLATLECKRVESHKGGDHTIFIGEVTSISTNSDATGPLLYFQGGYKTL